The following coding sequences lie in one Rutidosis leptorrhynchoides isolate AG116_Rl617_1_P2 chromosome 4, CSIRO_AGI_Rlap_v1, whole genome shotgun sequence genomic window:
- the LOC139840320 gene encoding acetylglutamate kinase, chloroplastic has translation MLAAKTLISRPSVLQTPTFPNPSIKSSQKPLRFTSIRLKSSAQTVLTETLSTTPAKTRVKILSEALPFIQKFRGKTVVVKYGGAAMKSEALQASVITDLVLLSCIGLRIVFVHGGGPEINQWLNRLGIQPNFLNGLRVTDASTMEIVSMVLVGKVNKHLVGLINKAGATAVGLCGTDGRIFTAIPSPNAAELGFVGEISSVDTSVLRPLINDNLIPVIASVAADGTGQSYNINADTAAGALAAALGAEKLLLLTDVAGILEDKNDPESLVKEIDVKGVKKMMEDGKIAGGMIPKVNCCVKSLSQGVKTASIIDGRLEHSLLLEVLTDEGAGTMITG, from the coding sequence ATGTTGGCtgcaaaaaccctaatttcacgtCCTTCTGTTCTCCAAACACCAACATTCCCAAACCCTAGCATCAAATCATCACAAAAACCATTGAGATTCACATCCATACGTCTGAAATCATCTGCACAAACTGTTCTAACAGAAACACTATCAACAACCCCCGCAAAAACTCGCGTCAAAATCCTCTCAGAAGCCCTACCGTTCATCCAGAAGTTTCGCGGTAAAACCGTTGTCGTTAAATACGGTGGTGCAGCAATGAAATCAGAAGCTCTGCAAGCATCTGTCATTACAGATCTCGTTTTGCTCTCTTGTATTGGTCTTCGAATCGTGTTTGTTCACGGTGGTGGCCCTGAAATTAACCAGTGGTTAAATCGGTTAGGTATTCAGCCTAATTTTCTTAACGGATTAAGAGTAACAGACGCTTCGACTATGGAGATTGTTTCAATGGTTTTAGTCGGTAAGGTTAATAAACATTTAGTTGGATTGATTAATAAAGCTGGTGCAACTGCAGTTGGATTGTGTGGGACAGATGGAAGGATTTTTACAGCGATTCCTTCTCCAAATGCAGCTGAATTAGGGTTTGTTGGAGAGATTTCGAGTGTTGATACGTCGGTTTTACGGCCTTTGATTAATGATAATTTGATTCCGGTGATTGCGTCAGTGGCAGCTGATGGGACAGGGCAATCGTATAATATTAACGCGGATACGGCGGCAGGGGCGTTGGCGGCCGCGTTAGGCGCTGAAAAGTTGTTGTTGTTGACCGATGTGGCGGGAATTTTAGAGGATAAGAATGATCCGGAAAGTTTAGTGAAGGAAATTGATGTGAAAGGGGTTAAAAAAATGATGGAAGATGGGAAAATTGCTGGTGGGATGATTCCGAAAGTGAATTGTTGTGTGAAATCGTTGTCTCAGGGGGTTAAAACTGCGAGTATTATCGATGGGCGGTTGGAACATTCGTTGCTTCTTGAAGTTCTTACTGATGAAGGTGCTGGAACTATGATCACGGGGTAA
- the LOC139843607 gene encoding beta-fructofuranosidase, insoluble isoenzyme 1-like isoform X1, with protein MFIWSLIGLVCFFPMLNNFKGGVMAFHKVSKHLQHVRAIQVVEDHRTGYHFQPKHHWINDPNAPMYYKGLYHIFYQYNPKGSVWGNIVWAHSVSEDLINWTPLDPAIEPDKPFDKFGCWSGSATILPNDKPVILYTGVIYENPEPGYEVQNYAIPENHSDPYLKKWIKPDDNPIIKPTKENASAFRDPTTAWKVNGQWEMTIGSKVDMVGISYLYRSPDFIKWTLVDHPLHQKENVGMWECPDFYPVSIRGDKGLDTTVIEGDIKHVFKVSLDSARYDTYTIGKYDTKKDRYIPDEGMIDSWAGLRYDWGNFYASKSFYDPSKHRRIIWGWANESSTEIENVKKGWAGIQLIPRTVWLDSSGKQLLQWPVAELESLREKHMKLSNKVLKQGDKVEVKGITAAQADVDVVFKFRGLDKAEKYDTKWDKLFPPETLAKNICRVMSTTKQGGLGPFGLLTLTSKDFEEYTPVFFRVFNTQDTKHKVLMCSDAMPSTLNHKEYRPSFGGFVDVDLSENKISLRSLIDHSVVESFGAGGKTVITSRVYPTLAVGDKVHLHVFNNGTETVTVEKLDAWSMKKPKMN; from the exons ATGTTTATATGGAGTTTGATTGGATTGGTATGTTTCTTCCCAATGTTGAATAACTTCAAAGGAGGAGTCATGGCCTTTCACAAGGTATCTAAACACTTGCAACACGTTAGGGCGATTCAAGTCGTAGAAGATCATAGAACCGGTTATCATTTTCAACCAAAACATCATTGGATCAATG ATCCTAATG CACCAATGTATTACAAGGGATTATACCATATATTCTACCAATACAATCCAAAAGGTTCTGTGTGGGGTAACATTGTGTGGGCCCACTCGGTATCAGAAGACTTAATAAACTGGACCCCACTCGATCCAGCAATCGAACCAGACAAGCCATTCGACAAGTTCGGTTGTTGGTCTGGGTCAGCTACAATCCTTCCAAATGATAAACCAGTCATTTTATACACAGGAGTAATCTACGAAAACCCCGAACCAGGTTACGAAGTCCAAAATTACGCGATACCCGAAAACCATTCAGATCCTTACCTAAAAAAATGGATTAAACCTGATGACAATCCAATAATCAAACCGACAAAAGAAAATGCTTCAGCGTTTCGTGACCCCACCACAGCCTGGAAAGTCAACGGTCAATGGGAGATGACTATCGGTAGTAAAGTCGATATGGTAGGTATATCGTATTTGTACCGAAGCCCCGATTTTATCAAATGGACTTTAGTTGACCACCCGTTGCACCAAAAAGAAAATGTAGGCATGTGGGAATGTCCCGATTTTTATCCTGTATCGATTAGAGGAGACAAGGGTTTGGATACTACGGTAATAGAAGGTGATATCAAACATGTTTTTAAGGTAAGCCTTGATAGTGCTAGATACGATACGTATACAATTGGAAAGTATGATACAAAGAAAGACAGATACATCCCTGATGAAGGAATGATCGATAGTTGGGCTGGTTTAAGATACGATTGGGGGAACTTTTATGCCTCTAAATCGTTTTATGACCCGTCAAAGCATCGTAGGATCATTTGGGGTTGGGCTAACGAGTCTAGCACTGAAATCGAAAATGTCAAAAAAGGATGGGCTGGAATCCAG TTAATTCCAAGAACTGTTTGGTTAGACTCCTCTGGAAAACAACTGCTACAATGGCCTGTTGCTGAATTAGAAAGCCTAAGAGAAAAGCATATGAAACTAAGCAATAAGGTACTCAAACAAGGAGATAAAGTTGAAGTTAAGGGAATTACAGCTGCACAG GCGGATGTGGATGTGGTATTTAAGTTTCGAGGTCTAGATAAAGCTGAAAAGTATGATACTAAATGGGATAAACTATTCCCACCAGAAACTCTTGCGAAAAATATATGTCGAGTTATGAGTACAACCAAACAAGGTGGATTAGGGCCATTTGGTCTTTTAACATTGACCTCAAAAGATTTTGAAGAATACACTCCTGTCTTTTTTAGAGTTTTCAACACTCAAGATACTAAGCATAAAGTTCTTATGTGCTCCGATGCCATGCC GTCAACGTTGAACCACAAAGAATACCGGCCATCGTTTGGAGGGTTTGTGGATGTAGATTTATCTGAAAACAAGATTTCACTTAGGAGTTTGATTGATCATTCTGTTGTGGAAAGCTTTGGGGCAGGGGGCAAAACGGTAATAACATCTAGGGTTTATCCGACATTGGCAGTTGGCGATAAAGTACATTTGCATGTATTTAACAACGGTACCGAGACAGTCACCGTTGAGAAACTTGATGCTTGGTCCATGAAGAAGCCTAAAATGAACTAA
- the LOC139843607 gene encoding beta-fructofuranosidase, insoluble isoenzyme 1-like isoform X2: MYYKGLYHIFYQYNPKGSVWGNIVWAHSVSEDLINWTPLDPAIEPDKPFDKFGCWSGSATILPNDKPVILYTGVIYENPEPGYEVQNYAIPENHSDPYLKKWIKPDDNPIIKPTKENASAFRDPTTAWKVNGQWEMTIGSKVDMVGISYLYRSPDFIKWTLVDHPLHQKENVGMWECPDFYPVSIRGDKGLDTTVIEGDIKHVFKVSLDSARYDTYTIGKYDTKKDRYIPDEGMIDSWAGLRYDWGNFYASKSFYDPSKHRRIIWGWANESSTEIENVKKGWAGIQLIPRTVWLDSSGKQLLQWPVAELESLREKHMKLSNKVLKQGDKVEVKGITAAQADVDVVFKFRGLDKAEKYDTKWDKLFPPETLAKNICRVMSTTKQGGLGPFGLLTLTSKDFEEYTPVFFRVFNTQDTKHKVLMCSDAMPSTLNHKEYRPSFGGFVDVDLSENKISLRSLIDHSVVESFGAGGKTVITSRVYPTLAVGDKVHLHVFNNGTETVTVEKLDAWSMKKPKMN; the protein is encoded by the exons ATGTATTACAAGGGATTATACCATATATTCTACCAATACAATCCAAAAGGTTCTGTGTGGGGTAACATTGTGTGGGCCCACTCGGTATCAGAAGACTTAATAAACTGGACCCCACTCGATCCAGCAATCGAACCAGACAAGCCATTCGACAAGTTCGGTTGTTGGTCTGGGTCAGCTACAATCCTTCCAAATGATAAACCAGTCATTTTATACACAGGAGTAATCTACGAAAACCCCGAACCAGGTTACGAAGTCCAAAATTACGCGATACCCGAAAACCATTCAGATCCTTACCTAAAAAAATGGATTAAACCTGATGACAATCCAATAATCAAACCGACAAAAGAAAATGCTTCAGCGTTTCGTGACCCCACCACAGCCTGGAAAGTCAACGGTCAATGGGAGATGACTATCGGTAGTAAAGTCGATATGGTAGGTATATCGTATTTGTACCGAAGCCCCGATTTTATCAAATGGACTTTAGTTGACCACCCGTTGCACCAAAAAGAAAATGTAGGCATGTGGGAATGTCCCGATTTTTATCCTGTATCGATTAGAGGAGACAAGGGTTTGGATACTACGGTAATAGAAGGTGATATCAAACATGTTTTTAAGGTAAGCCTTGATAGTGCTAGATACGATACGTATACAATTGGAAAGTATGATACAAAGAAAGACAGATACATCCCTGATGAAGGAATGATCGATAGTTGGGCTGGTTTAAGATACGATTGGGGGAACTTTTATGCCTCTAAATCGTTTTATGACCCGTCAAAGCATCGTAGGATCATTTGGGGTTGGGCTAACGAGTCTAGCACTGAAATCGAAAATGTCAAAAAAGGATGGGCTGGAATCCAG TTAATTCCAAGAACTGTTTGGTTAGACTCCTCTGGAAAACAACTGCTACAATGGCCTGTTGCTGAATTAGAAAGCCTAAGAGAAAAGCATATGAAACTAAGCAATAAGGTACTCAAACAAGGAGATAAAGTTGAAGTTAAGGGAATTACAGCTGCACAG GCGGATGTGGATGTGGTATTTAAGTTTCGAGGTCTAGATAAAGCTGAAAAGTATGATACTAAATGGGATAAACTATTCCCACCAGAAACTCTTGCGAAAAATATATGTCGAGTTATGAGTACAACCAAACAAGGTGGATTAGGGCCATTTGGTCTTTTAACATTGACCTCAAAAGATTTTGAAGAATACACTCCTGTCTTTTTTAGAGTTTTCAACACTCAAGATACTAAGCATAAAGTTCTTATGTGCTCCGATGCCATGCC GTCAACGTTGAACCACAAAGAATACCGGCCATCGTTTGGAGGGTTTGTGGATGTAGATTTATCTGAAAACAAGATTTCACTTAGGAGTTTGATTGATCATTCTGTTGTGGAAAGCTTTGGGGCAGGGGGCAAAACGGTAATAACATCTAGGGTTTATCCGACATTGGCAGTTGGCGATAAAGTACATTTGCATGTATTTAACAACGGTACCGAGACAGTCACCGTTGAGAAACTTGATGCTTGGTCCATGAAGAAGCCTAAAATGAACTAA